A section of the Phaseolus vulgaris cultivar G19833 chromosome 8, P. vulgaris v2.0, whole genome shotgun sequence genome encodes:
- the LOC137825026 gene encoding uncharacterized protein — MPFYLGAFLAVALEWRSQARNAVLQAHTLQALETKASTLEEEMRTLGRQNEAYQTSLRQIQESKAETERRLAEALELQAGFYTREVALQVQVAGLQEVVKADAETQKDLKDRCCEQAAKVERMGEGMATQDKAMDLLRVDYDKLRVEVSRLRVEKEALEKQVTSGDAAIEELEKEKRSLIQEMAGTIEEGFQEALTQASCENPGVNLSSCDPTHHVVDGKVVPMDLDD, encoded by the coding sequence atgcctttctacttgggggccttcttggcggtggcccttgaatggcgctcccaggccagaaacgcggtcctgCAAGCTCATACCCTCCAAGCCTTGGAAACGAAAGCATCTActctggaagaggaaatgaggaccctgggacgccagaacgaagcctatcaaacttctctgagacaaatacaagagtccaaagcagaaacagAGAGGCGACTGgcggaggcattggagctccaggcaggcttctacactcgggaagttgctcttcaagtgcaggtagcgggtcttcaagaagtggtcaaagcggatgcagaaactcaaaaggacctgaaggaccgttgctgcgaacaggctgccaaggtgGAGCGGATGGGGGAGGGAATGGCCACCCAGgacaaagctatggaccttctccgagttgactacgacaaactgcgggtcgaggttagccggcttcgcgtggagaaagaggctctggagaagcaggtgacctctggaGACGCTgccattgaggaactggagaaggagaaaaggtcccttatccaggagatggcgggtaccatcgaggaggggttccaagaggccctgacccaggcgtcctgcgagaatccggGCGTCAACCTTTCGAGCTGCGATCCCACACACCACGTc